The following DNA comes from Candidatus Desulfofervidus auxilii.
ACTATCTCTGGAGCTTATGGAATTGGGGGTGGGGCATTATTAGCCCCTATCCTTATTTCGGTATTTATGTTACCACCTCATGCTATCGCTAGTTCCACCCTTACAGGCACATTTACTACTTCTATAATGGGTGTATGTTTTTACTACTTGCTAGATTATCCACCCAATTGGAAAATTGCTATTTTGTTTGGTATAGGGGGTATGCTAGGTATGTATACTGGGGCAAGAACACAAAAATATATTCCTGAAAGAGTAATAAAAATCATACTTGCCTTTCTCATTTTTATTCCTGCACTAAAATATATTTTAGATTATTTTTAACTCTTCACATAGGCGTTTTAAAGCAATAAGGGCATCAGCACCACTTAATGGTTTCATAGGAGCAAATAATCTATTTGGACGGTCATAAGGTGTAATAAATCCTTTTACTAAAGCAAGAATACATGCATTATAATAACTTGCTTTTGGATTTAAATCTTTATAAGGTGATCTTACTTTTTTAAAACGAAAACTTAAATATTTATTTCCAGTAAGTCTTATCAGAATATCTTGTAAAATTTCGCAGAATGAAGCTCGTGTAATTTTTTGTTGAGGAGAAAAATATCCATCTATTGTAGCAGAAAGTTCTTTTATTTTTAAAGGTACAATAGCTTCAATTTCTTTAGCAAATCTTTCCTTACCTATATCTCTTACTATTATTTGAGATTTTGATGTTACTTCTAATATTTGAGGTAGATGGAGTTCATGTACAAGTAGGGCTGCTATATCTGCTTTAGTGAGAGTATCTTTTAAGCCAATTTCTCTACCAATATTGCTTTTTGGTTGAGCTTTTTCAATCTTTTTAATCTTTTCAATCTCATTATAAGCCTGAAGTACAAATGGATTTTCTGTTTTTAATACTCGTTCAAATAATATCTTTGCTTTATCAAACAAAAATGCCTTTTCATAAAGACAAGCCATGTAATATGTTGCTATTGGATGAGCGGGTTTTAATTGCATTATTTGTTTGAAAGCCTCTTCAGCTATAGATAAGGATTTTTTTGTAAAAAGCAGATATATTAATCGAATTTTTCCTATTAATACTTCTGCTTTTTCTTCATTATTTTTTACAAAGGTTTCAGCTTTTTCTAATTTTTCCCATGCCTTTTTTTCTTTACCTTGTTTTGCTGCTATCAAGGCTAAGCCAATATAGGCTTTAACTAATTTAGGATTGGATTCTAAAGCTAATAAAAATTCTTTTTCTGCTTTTTTAAGTTTATTCTTTTCTAGTAAAACCATACCTACTTCTATATGATGTATAGTGCTTGAAATGCCTGTTTTTAAAGAAAAACTTCTTGGTCGACAGGCAAAAAGAATATTAATTGTAATTGTTAAAATGAGCATTATTTGGTAAATTTTTTTTATGGGATTTTTATTACGAAAAATTTGGCATTTAATAGGCACTATAATTCCCCTTATTTATTTTTTTTCTCCATTATCACCTAAAAAAGCAGCACTTATAGTTTTTGTCATATTTATCTTTGTCTTTATTGGTGATGTACTCCGTTTATTTTATCCTCCTTTAAATAAATGGTTTTTAAACTATTTTGGCTTTCTCGTCAAAGAGAAAGAGAAAAAAAGTATTACAGGAAGTACTTATTATCTTTTTGCCATCAGCATTACTCTTTTCTTTTTCCCAAAAACTATAGCTACTTGTGCTATTCTTTATCTTACTTTGGGAGACCCTATAGCAGCTATTGTCGGCCATTATTTTCCTCTTTTTCGTATTTGGCAAGAAAAAAGTTTAGGTGGTACTTTAGCCAACTTTATTGTCTGTTTAAACATTGGTTTTTATTTTTTCTCCCCCTTTGTTGCTATCATAGGTGCTATTACGGCTACTTTGGTTGAACTTTTTTCTCCTATTGATGATGCTATTTCTATTCCTTTATGCTCTGCTTTAGTGCTTTATTATGTTTTATGATATTCATGTTTTTCTTCTATATTATCTAAATTAAATAATTGACGTGTAATATCCAAATAAAAATCAATTTTATCTCTGTTTTCCTTTTGTTTTAAAAAGGTTATAGGGTCATGTAGAATCTTTTTTATCATTGCCTCTGTCATAATGGAGATAGCTTTTTTATCTTCTTCAGAAAGGTGTTTTAAACGATTGAATGTTTTATTTAATTCTTTTAATCTTATAGTTTCAAGTTTATATTTAAGGGCAATAATTGTGGGCACTACTTCCAATGTCTCTAGCCAACGTTGAAATTTAATAGTTTCTTCTTCTACAATACGCTCAGCTTTAATTGCTTCCTTTTGGCGTTTCAATCTATTTTCTTCCACCACACTTTGCAAATCATCTATATCATAAACATAAGCATTATCTAACTTATTGATCTTTGGATCTATATCTCTTGGTACAGCAATATCAATAAAGAAAATAGGGCGATGACGCCTTTCTCGCATAATCTGTTTTATGTCCTCATAATGAATAATGAAATGAGGTGCTCCTGTAGAGCTTATAATAA
Coding sequences within:
- a CDS encoding sulfite exporter TauE/SafE family protein — its product is TISGAYGIGGGALLAPILISVFMLPPHAIASSTLTGTFTTSIMGVCFYYLLDYPPNWKIAILFGIGGMLGMYTGARTQKYIPERVIKIILAFLIFIPALKYILDYF